The following proteins are co-located in the Silene latifolia isolate original U9 population chromosome 1, ASM4854445v1, whole genome shotgun sequence genome:
- the LOC141608549 gene encoding glyoxylate/succinic semialdehyde reductase 1-like yields the protein MEVGFLGLGIMGKAMALNLLRNGFKVTVWNRTLSKCDELLEHGASVGQTPAAVVNKCKYTIAMLSDPSAAIAVACGKDGVVEASCNGKCYIDMSTVDADTSTKICEAVTSKGGRFLEAPVSGSKKPAEDGQLIILAAGEKELYDEAIPIFDVLGKKSFFLGQVGNGAKMKLVVNMIMGSMMNAFSEGLELADKSGLDPSTLLDVLDLGAMANPMFKMKGPSMLQKKYPPAFPLKHQQKDMRLAIALGDENAVSMPVAAVANEAFKKARSMGLGDEDFSAVHEAVKASKS from the exons ATGGAAGTGGGGTTTCTGGGTTTGGGAATAATGGGCAAAGCCATGGCCTTGAATTTATTGCGCAATGGCTTCAAGGTTACTGTTTGGAACAGGACTCTTTCAAAG TGTGATGAACTTTTGGAGCATGGAGCCTCAGTTGGACAAACACCTGCAGCTGTGGTCAACAAGTGCAAGTATACCATTGCTATGTTGTCTGATCCTTCAGCCGCCATTGCG GTTGCTTGTGGAAAAGACGGAGTTGTTGAGGCAAGTTGCAATGGTAAATGTTATATAGACATGTCAACAGTTGATGCAGACACATCCACGAAGATCTGTGAG GCAGTTACATCCAAGGGAGGGCGCTTCCTTGAAGCCCCAGTTTCCGGTAGCAAAAAGCCTGCAGAAGATGGCCAGTTAATTATATTAGCTGCAGGAGAGAAG GAACTTTATGATGAGGCTATTCCAATTTTTGATGTCTTGGGGAAGAAATCTTTCTTCTTGGGCCAGGTTGGAAACGGAGCCAAAATGAAGCTTGTCGTCAATATGATAATGGGAAG TATGATGAATGCATTTTCAGAAGGCTTAGAATTGGCTGACAAGAGCGGACTGGATCCCAGCACTCTTCTTGATGTGTTG GACCTGGGAGCCATGGCTAATCCTATGTTCAAGATGAAAGGACCTTCAATGCTTCAAAAAAAATATCCCCCTGCTTTTCCTCTGAAGCATCAACAGAAAGATATGAGACTGGCTATTGCGCTTGGGGATGAAAATGCTGTTTCAATGCCAGTAGCAGCTGTTGCAAATGAG GCATTCAAGAAAGCAAGGAGCATGGGGCTCGGGGATGAGGACTTTTCAGCTGTACATGAAGCAGTCAAGGCCTCTAAATCTTAA